Proteins encoded by one window of Salvia splendens isolate huo1 chromosome 14, SspV2, whole genome shotgun sequence:
- the LOC121765433 gene encoding protein TIME FOR COFFEE-like isoform X1, with the protein MERTRDLRRATVSAANCSPRRRQRITTLRDSIDEDRQMELQETVRLGDREQLSRKDREREFPKRRRIDRSAAQQRSDGGESCRENESTDSSDEEYFEEEDEMRIHQHNRVNQISPTSSSLSNNRRGLRTLRSSPVLKSAADEMFGVPVPRRARSSSAKRLQEYCNSASGGFGEDLSLRRISPLRAAVSLIGSGDSMKKKMKSSERRMPISNPKQSAIEDDIEIEVAEALFDLMKQSQSQSQSQLQSSETKNVDRERLITSSDELKMSKADCGKDENNAFSVQNEPSKKVNAGTDMGGDSMKELKRDGRIEKERFPDDTAVSVYGFVNKVKVGSPKESESPSCVIVNACDIQDPTVTKAHYDAIIVEAKKETKLEIDLMSSPLLSSPEREGLVDMGTHPGVMAEAVQKKSEVAAKDQQLNLDVEKHCNQQQGQKENKNQSPTSLLHFPIGMSSWPGVLPHPGFMPPLPVNGIAKSSLIMQPPQFKFSQPRPKRCAAHQYLALSIHCHQQLIKESLSAGPTALCGNKSPTLKNTPPAQNFFPGNLFLGEFQGGQNLAIDSVGNGKDKSSDAAVALNATSTKSLLQQASHPASASSFLHGHGFWLPFGHHQATMTAPVNSSGSPQSATSAANATLQSTSAGRLPINFPSPNASTALSLNHPMLPSNESSPYMAILQNNIPISTNIPMPPFNGGSPSMPFFNSSLYPSLAFNQQQFTTSHASAQSASPNTNLSSHRQPQSSAKTSENKLPTSVSANLQSEKAVQPSYSSNKYNAEVNWKSGASLAPGFISHSAKPNNSPQQMNYAMYSPTSVGNGAAGNKQIDPPQQGSKGRVELIPQAYAFSFGSNSSATPVLNFSSMAQSSGMFHMLPDTSLNGNQIHQKNFHNSEGKSLGSGGQSFSSEISALSTMGPPKFDARTVNFLPSSFSGSQPFQTSSGVPVPNFQQHQLIQLQDHQMHQVKSSNPHNIHGSFLNGILPSSSSSSSPMFDSPSFHPKWENFPRSAAPESATSNIPQLKSSQGHTHSINFGNGPIQGHQFVMKSESRNATSVASTTPPLPSQEVDGQKSSSPACRRNVPSILSACPSQLPELKY; encoded by the exons ATGGAGAGAACCAGAGATTTACGAAGAGCGACTGTCTCCGCCGCTAATTGTTCGCCGAGAAGGCGGCAAAGGATTACTACTCTCAGAGATTCAATCG ACGAGGATAGACAGATGGAACTGCAGGAGACCGTGAGGTTAGGAGATCGAGAGCAGTTATCGAGGAAGGACCGTGAACGCGAGTTTCCGAAGCGGAGGAGAATCGATAGGTCTGCGGCGCAGCAGAGAAGTGATGGCGGTGAGAGTTGCAGAGAGAACGAGAGTACGGACTCGAGTGACGAGGAGTATTTTGAAGAGGAAGATGAGATGCGGATTCATCAGCATAATCGGGTAAATCAAATCTCGCCGACGTCTTCTTCTCTGTCAAATAATCGCCGGGGCCTCCGTACGCTCCGGTCATCGCCTGTTCTGAAATCCGCTGCCGATGAAATGTTCGGTGTTCCTGTACCTCGAAGAGCTCGCTCTT CTTCGGCGAAGAGGTTGCAAGAGTACTGCAATTCAGCGAGCGGCGGCTTCGGAGAAGACTTGAGCCTACGGAGAATTTCACCGTTGCGAGCGGCGGTGAGTCTGATTGGTTCTGGTGACtcgatgaagaagaagatg AAATCTTCAGAGCGAAGAATGCCGATTTCAAATCCCAAGCAGTCGGCGATTGAAGATGACATTGAGATCGAGGTTGCTGAAGCTCTGTTCGATCTGATGAAACAATCTCAGTCGCAATCCCAATCCCAACTCCAATCTTCGGAAACAAAAAATGTTGACAGAGAGAGATTAATCACATCCAGCGACG AGTTAAAGATGTCAAAAGCTGATTGTGGCAAGGATGAGAATAACGCCTTTTCAGTTCAAAATGAGCCATCAAAGAAAGTGAATGCTGGAACAGATATGGGCGGCGACTCGATGAAAGAGCTAAAGAGAGATGGAAGGATTGAGAAAGAGAGATTTCCGGATGACACAGCAGTGAGTGTGTATGGGTTTGTGAATAAAGTTAAAGTGGGGTCTCCAAAAGAAAGCGAATCGCCATCATGTGTTATAGTAAATGCTTGTGATATTCAGGATCCGACAGTGACAAAAGC GCATTATGACGCAATTATTGTTGAGGCTAAGAAGGAAACTAAGCTGGAGATTGATTTGATG TCATCTCCCTTGCTCTCTTCGCCGGAGAGAGAGGGTTTGGTGGATATGGGGACTCATCCTGGCGTTATGGCTGAAGCTGTTCAAAAG AAGAGTGAGGTTGCTGCAAAGGATCAACAATTAAATCTTGATGTCGAGAAGCATTGCAATCAGCAGCAAGGTCAGAAGGAGAACAAAAATCAAT CACCAacttccttgttgcatttccCTATTGGTATGAGTAGCTGGCCTGGTGTTCTTCCTCATCCAGG ATTCATGCCTCCCCTGCCTGTAAATGGAATCGCAAAATCTTCATTGATAATGCAG CCGCCTCAATTTAAATTCTCCCAGCCTCGACCAAAGAGATGCGCCGCACATCAATACCTCGCGCTAAGCATCCATTGCCACCAGCAGCTCATCAAGGAATCTCTATCAGCTGGTCCTACTGCTTTGTGTGGAAACAAGTCACCGACCCTTAAAAATACACCACCAGCCCAAAATTTCTTCCCCGGAAACCTGTTTCTCGGAGAGTTTCAAGGAGGTCAGAATCTAGCAATTGATTCTGTTGGAAATGGAAAAGATAAGAGCTCTGATGCTGCCGTGGCTTTAAATGCCACAAGCACCAAGTCCTTGCTTCAACAAGCTTCACATCCAGCCTCAGCTTCTAGTTTCTTG CATGGCCATGGTTTTTGGTTGCCATTTGGGCACCATCAAGCAACAATGACGGCACCAGTCAATTCTTCTGGATCTCCTCAATCTGCAACCTCAGCTGCAAATGCTACTTTGCAGTCTACTTCAGCTGGGCGTCTTCCGATCAACTTTCCTTCACCTAATGCATCAACTGCTTTGAGCTTGAACCATCCAATGTTGCCTTCAAATGAATCTTCCCCATACATGGCCATACTACAGAACAATATCCCTATTTCAACAAACATTCCAATGCCACCCTTTAACGGAGGATCCCCCTCAATGCCCTTCTTTAACTCCTCTTTATATCCTTCCCTGGCATTTAATCAGCAGCAGTTCACCACTTCTCATGCTTCAGCCCAGTCAGCTTCTCCAAATACGAACTTGTCTTCACACAGGCAACCACAGTCCAGTGCTAAAACCAGTGAGAATAAACTCCCAACTTCAGTATCTGCAAATCTGCAGTCAGAGAAGGCGGTCCAGCCTTCCTACTCGTCCAACAAGTATAATGCGGAGGTTAATTGGAAAAGTGGTGCGTCGCTTGCTCCTGGCTTTATATCTCACTCTGCAAAGCCTAATAATTCTCCACAACAAATGAACTATGCAATGTATTCACCTACATCGGTAGGTAATGGTGCCGCTGGCAATAAGCAGATTGATCCTCCTCAACAGGGTTCCAAGGGTAGAGTCGAGCTGATTCCTCAGGCATATGCTTTTTCTTTCGGTTCAAATTCTTCTGCGACCCCGGTGCTCAACTTCTCATCCATGGCTCAGAGCTCCGGTATGTTCCATATGCTTCCTGACACGTCTCTGAATGGTAATCAGATACACCAGAAGAATTTCCACAATTCCGAAGGGAAGTCCTTAGGCAGTGGTGGTCAGTCTTTCAGCTCAGAGATATCAGCCCTCTCGACCATGGGACCTCCCAAGTTTGATGCTCGAACTGTTAACTTTCTTCCATCCTCCTTCAGTGGAAGCCAACCATTTCAGACGTCTTCTGGTGTTCCTGTCCCGAATTTTCAGCAGCATCAGCTGATTCAACTTCAGGATCACCAAATGCATCAAGTTAAGTCTTCAAATCCTCATAACATTCATGGATCTTTCCTTAATGGCATACTCCCGAGTagtagcagcagcagcagccctATGTTCGACTCTCCATCGTTCCACCCCAAATGGGAGAATTTCCCTAGAAGCGCAGCTCCTGAGTCTGCCACCTCGAACATTCCTCAACTGAAATCTTCTCAAGGCCACACTCATAGTATAAATTTCGGTAATGGTCCAATTCAAGGACATCAGTTTGTGATGAAGAGCGagtcgagaaatgccacttctgTGGCCTCAACAACTCCACCACTACCCTCCCAAGAGGTGGACGGCCAAAAGTCGTCGTCCCCTGCTTGCAGACGGAACGTGCCATCTATTCTAAGCGCATGTCCCAGCCAATTGCCGGAGCTCAAGTACTGA